A part of Saccharicrinis carchari genomic DNA contains:
- a CDS encoding exo-beta-N-acetylmuramidase NamZ family protein yields MIRFLFFIVSGLFLLSFSCVSQQSKTEVETIVPAAERTEVYIPMLKDKKVGLLVNHSSLVGQTHLLDTLLSMGVHVQKIFAPEHGFRGEHDAGELVESDTDKRTGLPIVSLYGSNKKASPEQLADLDIVIFDIQDVGVRFYTYISSMHYMMEACAQSSVKMMVLDRPNPNGDYFDGPILKKEYTSFVGMHPIPVVHGLTIGELALMINGQGWLDKGIKCDLQVIEMENWNHGLKYSLPVKPSPNLPNYISLRLYPSLCFFEASNVSVGRGTYFPFQVIGYPDPTAGDFSFTPVSIEGMSKHPKQQDKKCYGMDLREEAEDHRFTLSYFISFYKKFGHEESFGLNTRWFNLLAGDGQVLKDIQAGLSETQIKQKWQKELALYAKLRDKYLLYPSGLLSDR; encoded by the coding sequence ATGATTAGGTTTTTATTTTTTATCGTCAGTGGTCTATTTTTACTATCGTTTTCGTGTGTATCGCAGCAAAGTAAAACAGAAGTGGAAACTATAGTGCCGGCAGCCGAACGTACAGAGGTTTATATACCTATGCTTAAAGATAAAAAAGTGGGCCTTTTAGTTAATCATTCATCATTGGTGGGGCAAACACATTTGCTGGATACCTTACTTAGCATGGGCGTGCATGTTCAAAAGATATTTGCACCCGAACATGGTTTCAGAGGCGAGCACGATGCCGGTGAGCTTGTTGAGAGCGATACGGATAAAAGAACCGGGCTGCCCATTGTGTCTTTGTATGGTTCAAATAAAAAGGCCAGCCCGGAACAATTGGCGGATCTGGATATTGTGATTTTTGATATTCAGGATGTAGGGGTGAGGTTTTATACTTACATTAGCTCTATGCACTACATGATGGAAGCCTGTGCTCAGTCTTCAGTTAAAATGATGGTGCTGGACAGGCCAAATCCGAATGGTGATTATTTTGATGGCCCCATACTAAAGAAGGAATACACATCGTTTGTGGGCATGCATCCCATTCCTGTGGTACACGGTTTAACAATTGGTGAACTGGCACTGATGATAAATGGCCAGGGCTGGCTCGATAAAGGCATCAAATGTGATTTGCAGGTGATTGAAATGGAGAACTGGAATCATGGCCTCAAGTACAGTTTGCCGGTTAAACCATCGCCCAATTTACCCAATTATATCTCGCTTCGTTTGTACCCTTCGTTATGCTTTTTTGAGGCCAGCAATGTGAGCGTGGGACGAGGTACCTACTTTCCATTCCAGGTTATTGGTTATCCGGATCCTACGGCTGGTGATTTTTCTTTTACGCCTGTTAGTATTGAAGGCATGTCGAAGCATCCCAAACAACAGGATAAAAAATGTTATGGCATGGATTTACGAGAGGAAGCTGAGGATCACCGTTTTACTTTATCCTACTTTATATCTTTTTATAAAAAGTTTGGCCACGAAGAAAGCTTTGGTCTAAATACCCGTTGGTTTAATTTACTGGCAGGAGATGGGCAGGTATTAAAGGACATACAGGCCGGGCTAAGCGAAACTCAGATAAAACAGAAGTGGCAAAAGGAGCTTGCTTTATATGCCAAACTGCGGGATAAATATTTACTTTACCCTTCAGGCCTGCTTTCTGATCGCTAA
- a CDS encoding aldo/keto reductase, with the protein MKKYFKLNNGLQIPSIGFGTWQTPDGSTAIDAVKTALAAGYRHIDTAAIYKNEESVGKGIKESGIEREEVFVTSKLWNSERGYEKTMRAFDKSLNDLQLDYLDMYLIHWPAVENQYKDWQKINAETWRALEELNKQGRIKTIGVSNFLTHHLKPLLESATLTPSVNQIEYHPGFMQQDIVELCRKNNIVVEAWSPLGTGKMLNNETLITIAKKYKVSVAQLCIRWVLQNDVLPLPKSASPHRIKENIQIDHFEIAPEDMQTINNMDYFGGSGMNPDTINF; encoded by the coding sequence ATGAAAAAATATTTTAAACTAAACAACGGCCTACAAATACCATCCATAGGATTTGGAACGTGGCAAACGCCAGATGGCAGTACCGCTATCGATGCCGTAAAAACAGCTTTAGCAGCCGGCTATAGACACATCGACACAGCGGCTATTTACAAAAACGAAGAGAGTGTTGGAAAAGGCATCAAAGAAAGCGGAATTGAGCGCGAAGAGGTATTTGTGACCAGTAAACTCTGGAATAGCGAAAGGGGATATGAAAAGACAATGCGAGCATTTGATAAAAGCTTAAACGATCTGCAATTGGATTATCTCGATATGTATCTTATTCATTGGCCAGCCGTTGAAAATCAATACAAAGATTGGCAAAAAATCAATGCCGAAACATGGCGAGCACTGGAAGAGCTGAATAAGCAAGGTAGAATTAAAACTATTGGTGTGAGTAATTTCCTTACGCACCACCTCAAACCGTTACTTGAAAGTGCAACCCTTACGCCTTCCGTAAATCAAATAGAATATCATCCGGGTTTTATGCAGCAGGACATTGTTGAACTTTGCCGCAAAAACAATATTGTAGTTGAAGCATGGAGCCCTCTTGGCACAGGAAAAATGCTGAACAATGAGACTTTGATTACCATAGCAAAAAAATATAAGGTCTCCGTGGCACAGCTATGTATCCGATGGGTATTGCAAAATGATGTTTTACCTTTGCCTAAATCGGCTTCACCCCACCGAATAAAAGAAAATATTCAAATTGATCATTTTGAGATAGCACCGGAGGATATGCAAACCATCAATAATATGGATTATTTTGGTGGTTCCGGCATGAACCCCGATACGATTAACTTTTAA
- the rpoC gene encoding DNA-directed RNA polymerase subunit beta', giving the protein MAFRRDQKVKSNFTKISIGLASPEEILERSSGEVLKPETINYRTYKPERDGLFCERIFGPVKDYECHCGKYKRIRYRGIVCDRCGVEVTEKKVRRERMGHISLVVPVAHIWYFKSLPNKIGYLLGLPTKKMDSIIYYERYVVIQAGIKEEDGIQYMDFLTEEEYLDILDTLPKENQYLEDDDPNKFIAKMGADALHMILSRIDLDELSYDLRHKANTETSQQRKNEALKRLQVVESFRESVGRNRPEWMIVKVVPVIPPELRPLVPLDGGRFATSDLNDLYRRVIIRNNRLKRLIEIKAPEVILRNEKRMLQESVDSLFDNSRKANAVKTDANRPLKSLSDSLKGKQGRFRQNLLGKRVDYSARSVIVVGPELKMHECGIPKGMAAELYKPFVIRKLIERGIVKTVKSAKKIVDRKDPVVWDILESIMKGHPVLLNRAPTLHRLGIQAFQPKLIEGKAIQLHPLACSAFNADFDGDQMAVHLPLGNAAILEAQMLMLGSQNILNPANGAPVTVPSQDMVLGLYYMTKERKGAKGEGLTFYDIEEVRIAYNEGQVDLHALVKVKGYDLNDEGVPELKLIESTVGRILFNEFAPRESGFINEVLTKKALRDTIGRVQKICGTPRTAEFLDDIKNLGYKMAFEGGLSFNLGDVIIPEEKDTMVKEGYDEVEEVLNNYNMGFITNNERYNQIIDIWTHVNAKLTNTLMTQLSSDQQGFNSVYMMLDSGARGSKEQIRQLSGMRGLMAKPQKSGATGGQIIENPILSNFKEGLSVLEYFISTHGARKGLADTALKTADAGYLTRRLVDVSQDVIITEEDCGTLRGLSASDIKNNEDIVATIYERVLGRVSVHDVYHPTTGELIVNSGDEIDEVKAKILNDSPLETVEIRSVLTCESKVGVCAKCYGRNLATGNFVHIGEAVGVIAAQSIGEPGTQLTLRTFHVGGTAGNISTESNLYAKYDGVAEFEELRTVPAKNEEDKDIDIVIGRLAELRIIDKNTGIALVSHPISYGSKLYIKNGSKVKAGELISEWDPYNAVIISEKAGKVSFDNMIEGVTYKEVSDEQTGFKEKVIIETRDKTKNPALRIVDGADETLKLFNLPVGAHVSVEDGHKVKLGEIVAKIPRAVGKAGDITGGLPRVTELFEARNPSNPAVVSEIDGEVTFGKIKRGNREIIVTSKNGQVKKYLVPLSKQILVQENDYVRAGIPLSDGAITPSDILHIMGPTAVQEYIVNEVQDVYRLQGVRINDKHFEIIVRQMMRKVIIDDQGDTKFLEKQIADKLDFMHENDHIYDKKVVVDAGDSSNLKPGQIVTSRRLRDENSQLKRKDLKLVESRDAIPATSSQILQGITRAALQTKSFMSAASFQETTKVLNEAAISGKVDNLEGLKENVICGHLIPAGTGQRALKNIIVGSQKDYDKLTEKKEVEEEQEQD; this is encoded by the coding sequence ATGGCATTCAGAAGAGATCAGAAAGTAAAGAGTAATTTTACAAAAATCTCTATCGGGTTAGCATCACCGGAAGAAATCTTGGAGAGATCGAGTGGAGAGGTGTTAAAGCCCGAGACCATCAACTACAGAACCTATAAACCGGAACGTGACGGATTATTCTGCGAAAGAATTTTCGGTCCCGTAAAGGATTATGAGTGTCACTGTGGTAAATATAAAAGAATAAGATACCGTGGAATCGTTTGCGATAGATGCGGTGTGGAGGTAACAGAAAAGAAAGTACGACGTGAACGAATGGGACATATTTCCTTAGTGGTTCCCGTAGCGCATATATGGTACTTTAAATCCCTTCCGAATAAAATCGGATACTTATTGGGATTACCCACAAAAAAAATGGATTCCATTATTTATTACGAACGCTATGTGGTTATTCAGGCGGGTATTAAAGAAGAGGATGGAATTCAATACATGGATTTCCTGACGGAAGAGGAATATTTGGATATTCTGGATACGCTACCGAAAGAAAACCAATACCTGGAAGACGATGATCCGAACAAATTCATCGCCAAGATGGGAGCAGATGCGCTGCACATGATACTCTCGCGCATCGATTTAGATGAACTGTCGTATGACCTCAGACATAAAGCCAATACAGAAACATCACAACAGCGTAAAAATGAGGCTTTAAAACGACTGCAAGTTGTTGAGTCTTTCCGCGAGTCTGTAGGACGCAACCGTCCGGAATGGATGATAGTGAAAGTGGTGCCGGTAATACCACCAGAACTACGACCACTGGTACCTTTGGATGGTGGCAGGTTTGCTACATCCGACCTTAACGACCTTTATCGTAGGGTCATCATTCGAAATAACCGCTTAAAGCGATTGATTGAAATTAAGGCTCCTGAGGTTATTCTGCGTAACGAAAAACGTATGTTGCAGGAGTCGGTAGATTCGCTTTTTGATAACTCTCGTAAAGCCAATGCCGTAAAAACGGATGCTAATCGACCATTGAAATCATTGAGTGATAGCTTAAAAGGAAAGCAAGGCCGTTTCCGTCAAAACTTATTGGGTAAAAGGGTTGATTATTCTGCCCGTTCGGTAATTGTTGTTGGCCCGGAACTTAAAATGCACGAGTGTGGTATTCCTAAGGGAATGGCTGCCGAGCTCTACAAACCTTTCGTTATCCGTAAGCTTATTGAACGTGGTATCGTTAAAACGGTAAAATCTGCTAAAAAAATAGTTGACAGAAAAGATCCGGTAGTTTGGGATATTCTGGAAAGCATAATGAAAGGGCACCCCGTATTGCTTAACCGTGCCCCTACCTTGCACCGTTTGGGTATTCAGGCCTTTCAGCCAAAACTAATTGAAGGAAAAGCAATACAACTGCACCCACTGGCTTGTTCGGCATTTAACGCCGATTTCGACGGTGACCAAATGGCGGTTCACTTGCCATTGGGCAACGCAGCAATTCTGGAAGCACAGATGCTAATGTTGGGTTCGCAGAATATACTTAACCCGGCCAACGGAGCTCCCGTTACGGTACCTTCGCAGGATATGGTTCTGGGTCTGTACTACATGACCAAAGAACGAAAGGGAGCCAAAGGTGAAGGCTTGACTTTTTACGATATAGAAGAAGTACGCATTGCCTATAATGAGGGACAGGTAGATTTACATGCGCTGGTAAAGGTAAAAGGTTACGACTTAAACGATGAGGGTGTACCCGAGTTAAAACTCATAGAATCGACAGTGGGCCGTATCTTATTTAATGAATTTGCCCCACGAGAGTCAGGTTTTATTAATGAGGTACTCACCAAAAAAGCACTACGCGATACCATTGGTAGAGTTCAGAAAATTTGTGGTACTCCGCGTACGGCAGAATTTTTGGACGATATTAAGAATCTGGGATATAAAATGGCCTTTGAGGGTGGATTATCATTTAACCTGGGCGACGTTATTATTCCCGAGGAAAAAGATACCATGGTTAAAGAAGGGTACGACGAGGTAGAAGAGGTATTGAACAACTATAACATGGGTTTCATTACCAACAACGAACGTTACAATCAGATTATTGATATTTGGACGCACGTAAATGCCAAGCTTACCAACACTTTAATGACACAGTTGAGCTCAGATCAACAGGGCTTTAACTCCGTTTATATGATGCTTGACTCAGGTGCCAGGGGTTCCAAGGAGCAGATACGTCAGTTGTCTGGTATGAGGGGACTGATGGCAAAACCACAAAAGTCAGGTGCTACAGGCGGACAAATTATTGAAAACCCCATTCTTTCTAACTTTAAAGAAGGACTGTCGGTACTTGAATATTTTATTTCTACACACGGTGCCCGTAAAGGTTTGGCAGATACGGCCTTAAAAACAGCCGATGCGGGTTACTTAACACGTCGTTTGGTTGATGTATCGCAGGATGTGATTATTACAGAGGAAGATTGTGGAACCTTGAGAGGACTTTCGGCTTCTGATATCAAAAACAACGAAGATATTGTAGCCACCATATACGAGCGTGTATTAGGACGTGTTTCGGTTCATGATGTATACCATCCTACAACAGGTGAGCTTATTGTTAATTCAGGAGACGAGATTGACGAGGTAAAAGCTAAAATTTTGAACGACTCACCTCTGGAAACGGTTGAAATACGTTCGGTACTTACTTGTGAGAGTAAAGTTGGGGTTTGTGCCAAATGTTACGGTCGTAATCTGGCCACAGGTAACTTTGTTCATATTGGCGAAGCGGTGGGTGTTATTGCAGCCCAAAGTATTGGGGAGCCGGGTACACAGCTTACCCTGCGTACTTTCCACGTAGGGGGTACAGCGGGTAATATTTCTACCGAGAGTAACCTGTATGCCAAATATGACGGTGTTGCCGAATTTGAGGAATTGCGTACCGTGCCAGCCAAGAATGAAGAGGATAAAGACATAGATATTGTAATAGGACGTTTGGCCGAATTACGTATCATCGATAAAAATACCGGTATAGCTCTGGTTAGTCATCCGATTTCGTACGGTTCGAAATTGTATATCAAAAACGGAAGTAAAGTTAAAGCGGGTGAGCTGATTAGTGAATGGGATCCTTATAATGCGGTTATTATTTCGGAGAAAGCAGGTAAGGTAAGCTTCGACAATATGATTGAAGGCGTAACCTATAAGGAAGTTTCCGATGAACAAACCGGATTTAAAGAAAAGGTTATTATAGAAACAAGGGATAAAACAAAGAATCCCGCATTGCGTATTGTGGATGGAGCGGATGAAACCCTTAAATTGTTTAACCTACCGGTAGGTGCACACGTTTCTGTTGAAGATGGACATAAGGTAAAATTAGGCGAAATTGTTGCTAAGATACCTAGAGCTGTAGGTAAAGCGGGTGATATTACAGGTGGTCTTCCTCGTGTAACTGAGTTATTCGAAGCGCGTAATCCTTCCAATCCGGCAGTAGTTTCGGAGATTGATGGTGAAGTAACCTTTGGTAAGATAAAACGAGGTAACCGCGAAATTATCGTAACCTCTAAAAACGGCCAGGTAAAAAAATATCTGGTTCCGCTTTCCAAACAAATCCTGGTACAGGAAAACGATTATGTACGTGCCGGTATCCCCTTGTCAGATGGGGCTATCACACCGTCCGATATTCTTCATATTATGGGTCCTACAGCGGTTCAGGAGTATATCGTAAACGAAGTACAGGACGTATACCGATTACAGGGTGTTAGAATCAACGACAAGCATTTTGAGATAATTGTTCGTCAGATGATGCGTAAAGTTATTATTGACGATCAGGGTGATACCAAGTTCCTGGAGAAACAAATTGCAGATAAACTGGACTTTATGCACGAGAACGACCATATCTATGATAAAAAAGTTGTGGTGGATGCAGGGGACTCGTCAAATCTTAAACCGGGTCAGATTGTTACCTCGCGTAGGTTGAGGGACGAAAACTCACAGTTGAAACGTAAGGACCTTAAACTGGTTGAATCAAGGGATGCTATCCCGGCAACATCGAGCCAGATTCTTCAGGGAATTACCCGGGCAGCGCTTCAAACCAAGAGCTTTATGTCGGCCGCATCGTTCCAGGAAACAACCAAAGTACTTAACGAGGCTGCCATATCCGGCAAGGTAGATAACCTGGAAGGCTTGAAGGAGAATGTAATTTGTGGACACCTGATACCTGCGGGTACGGGACAAAGAGCCCTTAAAAATATTATTGTGGGTTCGCAGAAGGATTACGATAAGTTAACCGAGAAAAAAGAAGTGGAAGAAGAGCAGGAGCAAGATTAA
- a CDS encoding DUF3467 domain-containing protein, producing MEDKKNKNQLNIELNEEIGQGIYSNLAVITHSPSEFVLDFIRVMPGLPKAQVKSRVVVTPEHAKRLMMALKDNIQRFEANHGPIKNIDDGNPGMNIPMNFGSTPQA from the coding sequence ATGGAGGATAAGAAAAATAAAAACCAGCTCAATATTGAGCTGAATGAAGAGATAGGACAGGGTATTTATTCAAATTTGGCCGTAATCACCCATTCGCCCTCAGAGTTTGTATTGGACTTTATTCGAGTAATGCCCGGATTACCAAAGGCTCAGGTGAAGTCGCGGGTGGTGGTTACCCCCGAACACGCCAAGCGCCTGATGATGGCGCTGAAAGACAATATCCAGCGTTTTGAGGCCAACCACGGTCCTATTAAAAATATTGACGATGGTAACCCCGGGATGAACATTCCCATGAATTTTGGTTCTACCCCGCAGGCTTAG
- a CDS encoding TetR/AcrR family transcriptional regulator gives MCTVSKGQIKREALVRATINLVNNNGFHAAPMSKIAKMAKVSPGTIYLYFNNKQDLINQVYIEVKAAFSQYAFKDYEEHLSVEKGFKNIWKNIAEFKLKEVEEAMFLSQCDNTPMIDEAGRKEGLKHLQPLLDLWERGQKEGVIKPVSPYMLYAFSIYPIAFLMNIQQRALYKLTPTHVNDAYEMAWNSIKI, from the coding sequence ATGTGCACCGTTTCTAAAGGCCAGATAAAGAGAGAAGCCCTTGTAAGGGCAACTATAAACCTTGTAAACAACAATGGTTTTCACGCCGCTCCCATGTCTAAAATTGCTAAGATGGCAAAAGTTTCCCCGGGTACCATTTATCTCTATTTCAATAACAAACAAGATCTGATCAATCAGGTTTATATAGAGGTGAAAGCTGCCTTTAGCCAATATGCTTTTAAGGATTACGAGGAACATCTTTCGGTGGAAAAGGGTTTTAAAAATATTTGGAAAAATATTGCAGAATTCAAACTAAAAGAGGTGGAAGAAGCTATGTTTCTTTCGCAATGCGATAACACGCCCATGATAGATGAAGCCGGCAGAAAGGAAGGGTTAAAACATCTGCAACCTCTCTTGGATCTTTGGGAGCGCGGCCAAAAGGAAGGGGTCATTAAACCGGTATCGCCATATATGTTGTATGCATTTAGCATTTACCCCATTGCATTTTTAATGAACATACAACAGCGTGCGTTGTATAAATTAACACCGACTCACGTAAATGATGCCTACGAAATGGCATGGAATAGTATTAAAATTTAA
- a CDS encoding NADP-dependent oxidoreductase yields MSTTRTINLKNRPTGKPELTDFDFSTSVIPELKEGELLLSTKYVSVDPYLRGRMSDAPSYIPPFELNKPIASGVVAEVLESKNSKFSKGDHVLGMMEWKETQVAKADGLIKVDPDKAPLSAYLGVLGMTGLTAYLGLTEIGKPKKGETLLVSGAAGAVGSVVGQIGKILGLRVVGIAGTDEKVEMIKSEFGFDEGINYNSTENMIEAIAKACPDGVDVYFDNVGGEISDAVLFNINKFSRTINCGAISVYNNTEQPKSISVQPFLVKKSASMQGFVVFDYADKHPQGIMQLAEWLGQGKLHHTETIREGFENIPQAFLDLFEGKNKGKMVVKI; encoded by the coding sequence ATGAGCACAACAAGAACGATAAATTTAAAGAACCGACCAACCGGAAAGCCTGAATTAACAGATTTTGATTTCAGCACTTCCGTAATTCCGGAGCTAAAGGAAGGAGAACTTTTGTTAAGTACTAAATATGTTTCTGTAGATCCCTATTTACGTGGAAGAATGAGCGATGCACCATCCTACATTCCGCCATTTGAGCTCAATAAGCCCATAGCATCCGGTGTTGTTGCAGAAGTTTTGGAGTCAAAAAACAGTAAGTTTAGCAAAGGTGATCATGTGTTGGGTATGATGGAGTGGAAAGAAACCCAGGTGGCAAAAGCCGATGGGCTTATTAAAGTGGATCCGGATAAGGCACCCCTATCGGCATATCTTGGCGTTCTGGGTATGACGGGACTTACCGCCTATCTGGGATTAACAGAGATAGGAAAACCAAAAAAAGGAGAGACTTTACTTGTTTCGGGTGCCGCAGGAGCGGTAGGTAGCGTCGTGGGACAAATTGGTAAAATACTTGGATTACGAGTAGTAGGTATTGCCGGAACCGATGAAAAGGTGGAAATGATCAAATCGGAATTCGGTTTTGATGAAGGTATCAATTATAACAGTACCGAGAATATGATCGAAGCCATTGCCAAAGCATGCCCCGATGGCGTAGATGTATATTTCGACAATGTTGGCGGTGAGATTTCCGATGCCGTACTCTTCAATATCAATAAGTTCTCCCGTACAATTAACTGCGGAGCGATCTCTGTATATAACAACACCGAGCAGCCCAAAAGCATCAGCGTACAGCCGTTTTTGGTAAAGAAAAGCGCTTCGATGCAAGGTTTTGTGGTATTTGATTATGCCGATAAGCATCCGCAAGGAATTATGCAATTAGCCGAATGGTTAGGTCAAGGCAAACTGCATCATACCGAAACGATTCGAGAAGGGTTTGAGAACATACCACAGGCTTTTCTAGATCTTTTTGAGGGAAAAAACAAAGGGAAAATGGTGGTGAAAATTTAA
- a CDS encoding T9SS type A sorting domain-containing protein, producing MKKKTLLLFLLPFLLFVATTAQNYNLVWEENFDGTSLNTDVWTYDTPTGIWNWGSNQELQYYSPDNVSVGPDGEGNNALIITAKREAREGYQFTSGRIHTRGKVGVRYGKIEARIKLPVLADGLWPAFWTLGTKNVWPASGEIDILEGGHADGIAAGTQERSFNGAVHWQHAGNYAGHGPQYTAPQGSSLYQYNTFTMEWSPSKIEMFFNNETVPYFAMNIDGADAEEFRDWTHYFILNLAVGGSFPGITNPDHITAPLPAQMMVDYIKVYQKTGEGEVVITPPEAPPTADQFGIYTENPAITERFVIDDLNNSLQIWENSLQPLNDAPSYDGTEAMAFYALASRTWFGLGINANNGIDLSHYDNGYLKFALRTTADNNFWIGVGDQDGNEGKVEFNNGADPYGFQRDGQWHNISIPVSTLKIAGLNLSKASNIFMIGGEGAVSNILIDDIYYSTSPDDVSNSALNPNRNATIELIENKIVADYYGVYTENPNVTEKLLIDDVTGHIYSWENTLVGYPTAPYDGEESLAWRTTSDRGWFGFGIHDDIAPDLTHFANGTLSFSAKTSSQENFVVAIEGKSGSKGEIHFTVGNDPAGFLRDGEWHRVIVPIADLNVDLSAVPLPFFVTQGTGSSTISGFAFDDIIYTAGATQPENPNLYTGGIDIGESTHPLWDSWFGDGGNGSVTYFENHLATVSVNEAGWASYSVQLFQDNMNLPNATYTLTFRAKADAPRSINVNVGKGLNVDPWFDPFMDGVTFDITTEWQTYTHTFTKTNPEPMGKLVFELGTATNGTAVTNVHFDDVVLAESNATNINKRIEKSFAIYPNPAKDVVYVIAEPGSVINLYNMTGKLVATQLASETKNTIDVSALPKGLYLIKTDENIEKLIIK from the coding sequence ATGAAGAAAAAAACACTATTACTTTTTTTATTGCCATTCTTGTTATTCGTGGCAACAACTGCACAAAACTACAATTTAGTTTGGGAAGAAAACTTTGATGGTACAAGTTTAAACACTGATGTTTGGACTTATGATACCCCTACAGGCATTTGGAATTGGGGTTCCAATCAAGAGTTGCAGTATTATAGTCCGGACAATGTTTCGGTGGGACCCGATGGAGAAGGCAATAACGCTTTAATAATTACGGCAAAGAGAGAAGCCCGTGAAGGCTATCAGTTTACTTCAGGACGCATTCACACCCGTGGTAAAGTGGGCGTTCGATACGGGAAAATTGAAGCGCGTATTAAGTTGCCCGTACTGGCCGATGGGCTGTGGCCTGCCTTCTGGACCCTGGGAACTAAAAACGTATGGCCTGCCTCCGGAGAGATTGACATATTAGAGGGTGGTCATGCCGATGGAATTGCGGCTGGTACTCAGGAGCGATCATTTAATGGTGCGGTACACTGGCAGCATGCCGGTAATTATGCCGGGCACGGCCCCCAATATACAGCTCCTCAAGGATCGAGTCTGTATCAGTACAACACTTTCACCATGGAATGGTCTCCTTCTAAAATTGAAATGTTTTTCAACAATGAAACAGTACCTTATTTTGCGATGAATATCGATGGTGCAGATGCAGAAGAGTTTCGCGATTGGACACATTATTTTATTTTAAACCTTGCCGTGGGTGGTTCTTTTCCCGGAATTACAAATCCTGATCATATCACCGCTCCACTACCTGCACAAATGATGGTAGATTATATTAAGGTTTACCAGAAAACAGGTGAAGGCGAGGTAGTGATAACACCACCCGAGGCACCACCAACTGCCGATCAGTTCGGCATCTATACAGAAAACCCTGCTATTACCGAGCGTTTTGTTATTGATGATTTAAACAACTCGCTGCAGATTTGGGAGAATTCGCTTCAGCCTTTAAATGACGCCCCCAGTTATGATGGAACTGAGGCAATGGCATTTTATGCATTGGCTTCAAGAACATGGTTTGGTTTAGGTATAAACGCTAACAATGGTATTGACTTATCACATTATGACAATGGATACTTGAAATTTGCTTTACGTACCACTGCCGATAATAATTTTTGGATTGGCGTAGGCGATCAAGACGGAAACGAAGGAAAAGTTGAATTTAATAATGGCGCTGATCCGTATGGCTTTCAGCGCGATGGTCAATGGCACAATATATCGATCCCGGTAAGCACCTTAAAAATTGCCGGTTTAAATTTAAGTAAAGCCAGCAACATCTTTATGATAGGAGGAGAAGGGGCAGTTAGCAATATCCTGATTGACGATATCTATTATTCCACTTCACCTGATGATGTGAGTAATTCAGCTTTAAATCCTAATAGAAATGCTACTATTGAATTGATAGAAAATAAAATTGTTGCCGATTATTATGGCGTTTATACAGAAAACCCCAATGTGACAGAAAAATTGCTTATTGACGATGTTACGGGCCATATTTATTCTTGGGAAAACACCCTTGTGGGATATCCAACAGCGCCCTATGATGGAGAAGAATCATTGGCCTGGAGAACCACCAGTGACAGGGGTTGGTTCGGTTTTGGAATTCATGATGATATTGCACCGGATTTAACTCATTTTGCAAATGGAACACTGTCTTTTTCGGCCAAAACATCTTCGCAAGAAAATTTTGTTGTTGCAATTGAAGGAAAAAGTGGATCTAAAGGCGAAATTCATTTCACAGTAGGCAACGATCCGGCCGGCTTTTTAAGAGATGGCGAATGGCATCGGGTAATCGTTCCTATTGCTGATTTAAATGTTGACTTATCGGCTGTTCCGCTCCCGTTTTTTGTAACACAAGGCACTGGCTCTTCTACCATTTCAGGCTTTGCCTTTGACGATATTATTTACACGGCAGGAGCAACGCAACCTGAAAACCCAAATTTATATACTGGTGGTATAGATATTGGCGAAAGCACACATCCTCTGTGGGATAGCTGGTTTGGAGATGGTGGCAACGGAAGTGTTACCTATTTTGAAAATCACCTGGCTACAGTATCGGTAAATGAAGCAGGATGGGCTAGCTACTCCGTTCAGCTGTTTCAAGACAATATGAATCTGCCAAATGCTACTTATACATTAACATTTAGAGCAAAAGCTGATGCCCCACGCTCTATAAATGTAAATGTAGGAAAAGGATTAAATGTTGATCCCTGGTTCGATCCATTTATGGACGGTGTAACATTTGATATCACTACCGAATGGCAAACTTATACGCATACTTTTACTAAAACCAATCCGGAACCTATGGGAAAACTTGTGTTTGAGTTAGGTACGGCCACAAATGGTACGGCCGTAACCAATGTACATTTCGACGATGTAGTACTTGCCGAATCAAATGCAACCAATATAAACAAGCGTATAGAAAAAAGTTTTGCGATCTATCCTAACCCGGCAAAAGATGTGGTATACGTGATTGCTGAACCAGGAAGTGTAATTAACCTATACAATATGACAGGTAAACTGGTGGCTACCCAGCTGGCTTCCGAAACAAAGAATACTATTGATGTTTCCGCTTTGCCAAAAGGTTTATATTTGATTAAAACTGATGAAAATATCGAAAAATTGATTATAAAATAG